From a single Cinclus cinclus chromosome 16, bCinCin1.1, whole genome shotgun sequence genomic region:
- the CEP20 gene encoding centrosomal protein 20 isoform X6 gives MATVAELKAVLKDTLEKRGALAQIKARIRAEVFNALDDQSEPRPALPRENLLINELIREYLEYNKYKYTASVLTAESGQPEVPLDRQFLAKELNIVEDASGKSV, from the exons ATGGCGACGGTGGCGGAGCTCAAAGCAG TTTTAAAGGACACACTGGAAAAAAGAGGAGCTCTTGCCCAAATCAAAGCGAGGATCAGAGCTGAAGTGTTCAATGCCCTGGACGACCAGAGCGAGCCGCGGCCAGCGCTGCCCCGGGAGAACCTCCTGATCAATGAGCTCATTCGGGAATACCTGGAGTACAACAAGTATAAATACACAGCATCTGTTCTGACGGCAG agtCCGGCCAGCCTGAAGTACCCTTGGATAGACAATTTCTTGCCAAGGAGCTGAATATAGTTGAAGATGCAAGTGGAAAGTCAGTGTAA
- the CEP20 gene encoding centrosomal protein 20 isoform X4 has translation MATVAELKAVLKDTLEKRGALAQIKARIRAEVFNALDDQSEPRPALPRENLLINELIREYLEYNKYKYTASVLTAESGQPEVPLDRQFLAKELNIVEDASGKSVPLLYGILSHFLHDGKEESIQNILPKVSLLNYPKQNFGKLPAERNQKDRIPEPGRMAGMSIEEPLILQSIKR, from the exons ATGGCGACGGTGGCGGAGCTCAAAGCAG TTTTAAAGGACACACTGGAAAAAAGAGGAGCTCTTGCCCAAATCAAAGCGAGGATCAGAGCTGAAGTGTTCAATGCCCTGGACGACCAGAGCGAGCCGCGGCCAGCGCTGCCCCGGGAGAACCTCCTGATCAATGAGCTCATTCGGGAATACCTGGAGTACAACAAGTATAAATACACAGCATCTGTTCTGACGGCAG agtCCGGCCAGCCTGAAGTACCCTTGGATAGACAATTTCTTGCCAAGGAGCTGAATATAGTTGAAGATGCAAGTGGAAAGTCAGT ACCTCTCCTGTATGGAATTCTCTCTCATTTCTTACATGATGGTAAAGAAGAAAGTATCCAGAACATCCTTCCAAAAGTATCTTTATTGAATTACCCAAAGCAGAACTTTGGCAAACTGCCTGCTGAGAGAAATCAAAAAG aCAGAATTCCAGAACCAGGAAGGATGGCTGGCATGAGCATCGAAGAGCCTCTTATTTTACAAAGTATAAAGAGATGA
- the CEP20 gene encoding centrosomal protein 20 isoform X3, translated as MATVAELKAVLKDTLEKRGALAQIKARIRAEVFNALDDQSEPRPALPRENLLINELIREYLEYNKYKYTASVLTAESGQPEVPLDRQFLAKELNIVEDASGKSVRPLLYGILSHFLHDGKEESIQNILPKVSLLNYPKQNFGKLPAERNQKDRIPEPGRMAGMSIEEPLILQSIKR; from the exons ATGGCGACGGTGGCGGAGCTCAAAGCAG TTTTAAAGGACACACTGGAAAAAAGAGGAGCTCTTGCCCAAATCAAAGCGAGGATCAGAGCTGAAGTGTTCAATGCCCTGGACGACCAGAGCGAGCCGCGGCCAGCGCTGCCCCGGGAGAACCTCCTGATCAATGAGCTCATTCGGGAATACCTGGAGTACAACAAGTATAAATACACAGCATCTGTTCTGACGGCAG agtCCGGCCAGCCTGAAGTACCCTTGGATAGACAATTTCTTGCCAAGGAGCTGAATATAGTTGAAGATGCAAGTGGAAAGTCAGT CAGACCTCTCCTGTATGGAATTCTCTCTCATTTCTTACATGATGGTAAAGAAGAAAGTATCCAGAACATCCTTCCAAAAGTATCTTTATTGAATTACCCAAAGCAGAACTTTGGCAAACTGCCTGCTGAGAGAAATCAAAAAG aCAGAATTCCAGAACCAGGAAGGATGGCTGGCATGAGCATCGAAGAGCCTCTTATTTTACAAAGTATAAAGAGATGA
- the CEP20 gene encoding centrosomal protein 20 isoform X5 yields MLFGFKLTGLFVVIVLKDTLEKRGALAQIKARIRAEVFNALDDQSEPRPALPRENLLINELIREYLEYNKYKYTASVLTAESGQPEVPLDRQFLAKELNIVEDASGKSV; encoded by the exons ATGCTGTTTGGCTTTAAATTAACGGGCCTTTTTGTGGTGATAGTTTTAAAGGACACACTGGAAAAAAGAGGAGCTCTTGCCCAAATCAAAGCGAGGATCAGAGCTGAAGTGTTCAATGCCCTGGACGACCAGAGCGAGCCGCGGCCAGCGCTGCCCCGGGAGAACCTCCTGATCAATGAGCTCATTCGGGAATACCTGGAGTACAACAAGTATAAATACACAGCATCTGTTCTGACGGCAG agtCCGGCCAGCCTGAAGTACCCTTGGATAGACAATTTCTTGCCAAGGAGCTGAATATAGTTGAAGATGCAAGTGGAAAGTCAGTGTAA
- the CEP20 gene encoding centrosomal protein 20 isoform X1 — protein sequence MLFGFKLTGLFVVIVLKDTLEKRGALAQIKARIRAEVFNALDDQSEPRPALPRENLLINELIREYLEYNKYKYTASVLTAESGQPEVPLDRQFLAKELNIVEDASGKSVRPLLYGILSHFLHDGKEESIQNILPKVSLLNYPKQNFGKLPAERNQKDRIPEPGRMAGMSIEEPLILQSIKR from the exons ATGCTGTTTGGCTTTAAATTAACGGGCCTTTTTGTGGTGATAGTTTTAAAGGACACACTGGAAAAAAGAGGAGCTCTTGCCCAAATCAAAGCGAGGATCAGAGCTGAAGTGTTCAATGCCCTGGACGACCAGAGCGAGCCGCGGCCAGCGCTGCCCCGGGAGAACCTCCTGATCAATGAGCTCATTCGGGAATACCTGGAGTACAACAAGTATAAATACACAGCATCTGTTCTGACGGCAG agtCCGGCCAGCCTGAAGTACCCTTGGATAGACAATTTCTTGCCAAGGAGCTGAATATAGTTGAAGATGCAAGTGGAAAGTCAGT CAGACCTCTCCTGTATGGAATTCTCTCTCATTTCTTACATGATGGTAAAGAAGAAAGTATCCAGAACATCCTTCCAAAAGTATCTTTATTGAATTACCCAAAGCAGAACTTTGGCAAACTGCCTGCTGAGAGAAATCAAAAAG aCAGAATTCCAGAACCAGGAAGGATGGCTGGCATGAGCATCGAAGAGCCTCTTATTTTACAAAGTATAAAGAGATGA
- the CEP20 gene encoding centrosomal protein 20 isoform X2, with translation MLFGFKLTGLFVVIVLKDTLEKRGALAQIKARIRAEVFNALDDQSEPRPALPRENLLINELIREYLEYNKYKYTASVLTAESGQPEVPLDRQFLAKELNIVEDASGKSVPLLYGILSHFLHDGKEESIQNILPKVSLLNYPKQNFGKLPAERNQKDRIPEPGRMAGMSIEEPLILQSIKR, from the exons ATGCTGTTTGGCTTTAAATTAACGGGCCTTTTTGTGGTGATAGTTTTAAAGGACACACTGGAAAAAAGAGGAGCTCTTGCCCAAATCAAAGCGAGGATCAGAGCTGAAGTGTTCAATGCCCTGGACGACCAGAGCGAGCCGCGGCCAGCGCTGCCCCGGGAGAACCTCCTGATCAATGAGCTCATTCGGGAATACCTGGAGTACAACAAGTATAAATACACAGCATCTGTTCTGACGGCAG agtCCGGCCAGCCTGAAGTACCCTTGGATAGACAATTTCTTGCCAAGGAGCTGAATATAGTTGAAGATGCAAGTGGAAAGTCAGT ACCTCTCCTGTATGGAATTCTCTCTCATTTCTTACATGATGGTAAAGAAGAAAGTATCCAGAACATCCTTCCAAAAGTATCTTTATTGAATTACCCAAAGCAGAACTTTGGCAAACTGCCTGCTGAGAGAAATCAAAAAG aCAGAATTCCAGAACCAGGAAGGATGGCTGGCATGAGCATCGAAGAGCCTCTTATTTTACAAAGTATAAAGAGATGA